AAGGAAACGTATTCAGTAATTTCTAGCCAGTGGAGTTTGGTCATATTTGGTGGACTGCTGTACTTGCGGCTGGGAGGTAAAACAGCTAGAACATGCAACGTAGTTTTAGGAGTTATCTTCATCTTCTGCTAAGAAACTTCTCCAATCTGTGCCCAGAAATCCTCATTACCCACGGGAGATAAATAAAGATGCTGCCTTAGGCAGAAGAATGGATTAGTTTGTAGGGGTGTAAGGGTGTAGCGGTGAAACTTGTTTGATGAAAACTGCCAAGAAGTAAATGCGATCGCCCATACTAAAGAAGGGTGTAAGGTTAATTTGAATGAGGTTTCCTGACACCCTTCTCCTTTTACACTCCTAAATCTCTGTCAACAGAAATCATGCTTGGTTTTCTTAGCAATCCTTTTGACACCACCCAAACTCCTCACAGTGGTTATCACTGGGATCATAGTAGCCGTCGCTTCTTTGAAGGTTGGTACTACCGCGTTACTTTGCCTGATGAAGATCAATCCTTCGCCTTTATGTACTCTATCGAAGACCCTATCGGTGGCAAACTCCATAGCGGCGGTGCAGCCCAAATTTTGGGACCGAATGATGAGTATTTATGTCGTACCTTCCCAGAAGTTAAGAATTTTTGGGCAAAGCCGGATGTGCTAGCTTTGGGTCATTGGGGTCAAACTAATCTAGAAGGCAGAGGGCAGAGGGCAGAGGGCAGAAGGGAAGAAAGTTTTTTTCACAAGCTTTTGAGCCAAACTGTGCTATCTACTCAACCTTGCTACTTAGAACCAGAAGAATTTGAACGCTACATTCAGCAAGGCTATCAAGCCACAGCGACCTTAAATCAGGGAATAATCAGTGATCCTGGTACTGGTCGATATTGTCGTTGGCAATATGAAATTCAACCCGTGTATGGCTGGGGAAATCAACGCAGCCTACAGCAATCAACCGCAGGCTGGTTATCATTTTTGCAGATTTTTGAACCTGGTTGGCAAATCTTAATGGCGCATGGGTTAGCTAGCGGTTGGATAGACTGGAATGGCAAACGCTACGAATTTACCAACGCCCCTGCTTACGGTGAAAAAAATTGGGGGGGTGCTTTTCCTCAAAAATGGTTTTGGGCAAACTGCAATAGTTTCTCAGGCACTCCTGACTTAGCCTTAACTGCTGGCGGTGGTAGACGAGGGGTGTTGTGGTGGATGGAATCTGTAGCGATGATTGGCATACACTACCAAGGCAAGTTTTACGAATTTGTGCCTTGGAACTCACAAGTTAACTGGAATATTCAGCCTTGGGGTAAATGGCAAATGCAAGCCCAAAATTCTCACTACGAAGTTGAATTAACAGGAACTACGGATTTGCTAGGAACTCCCTTACGTGCGCCGACAGAGAATGGTTTGATATTTTGTTGTCGTGACACTTTGCAAGGGCAATTGAATATAGAACTGCGAGAAAAAAAGAATAATCACCAAGAAATTATCCTGAAAGCACACAGTTCAGCTTGTGGATTAGAAATAGGCGGCGGGCCTTGGAATGATGCTTGGCAGTCTCATTAAAAGTGGTATCATGGAAAGTGATATCCATATATTTTGGGGCTGTAGCTCAGTTGGATAGAGCGAGCGCCTCCTGAACTATCGGGCACCATAGAGGAAACTCTATGAGTGAATGTGGTTAAATTCGGTGAACCCTAAAAAATGAGTAAACCGTTGTCAAACTCCTAGTGATGATTAGGGCAAAGAGCTACCAAATTGTCGATATCGTTAATCTGAGAAATAAGCGTATTGTGAGCGAAGTCTTTAATAGGCTTGATGTGGCACATTTTATAGTGCTTGTCATATCCGCACACAGCGCACTGTTTAGGTTTATCTGATTGACAGTATATGTTTCTGGCAATTTGACGCACTCTAGCTGAATGCTGGTACAACGCCTTAGCCTTAATGTCAGCAAGAGTAAGACTTGACCAATCCACGTAAAACGGGTTACAAAAATCACAAGTAGTTATTCTACCGATGATTTCAAGCCCATAGTGTTTGCAAAATCTCAGTTTCTTGTTTTTTTAGGATGTTTCTGCTTATTGTAAGAAGCGGCACAAGAGTGAGAGCAAAACATAGG
Above is a genomic segment from Fischerella sp. JS2 containing:
- a CDS encoding tocopherol cyclase family protein; protein product: MLGFLSNPFDTTQTPHSGYHWDHSSRRFFEGWYYRVTLPDEDQSFAFMYSIEDPIGGKLHSGGAAQILGPNDEYLCRTFPEVKNFWAKPDVLALGHWGQTNLEGRGQRAEGRREESFFHKLLSQTVLSTQPCYLEPEEFERYIQQGYQATATLNQGIISDPGTGRYCRWQYEIQPVYGWGNQRSLQQSTAGWLSFLQIFEPGWQILMAHGLASGWIDWNGKRYEFTNAPAYGEKNWGGAFPQKWFWANCNSFSGTPDLALTAGGGRRGVLWWMESVAMIGIHYQGKFYEFVPWNSQVNWNIQPWGKWQMQAQNSHYEVELTGTTDLLGTPLRAPTENGLIFCCRDTLQGQLNIELREKKNNHQEIILKAHSSACGLEIGGGPWNDAWQSH
- a CDS encoding HNH endonuclease produces the protein MDWSSLTLADIKAKALYQHSARVRQIARNIYCQSDKPKQCAVCGYDKHYKMCHIKPIKDFAHNTLISQINDIDNLVALCPNHH